tatgtaaaaaacaCTGATATTgtggaaaatattatatggaaTAGTGAAAATGCAAATGCATACAACTATAAAGGGAtagaaaatcaaaatatattagatGAGGATAGAGCATGTTTTTACTTTATACATCCTAAGGATCAAATTAATACATTAAATTTgagcatatataatgttttatttccttttaaaaaatatataaatttgaaattatataaagttGACATTGATTTATACTTGAATTATGTAAGTATATTTGctagtaaaaataatgaaaaaaaagaattaagCGAAGAATATTCagaaaatttagaaaattcaaatgataaaaaaagtgaTGAGGCTATTGTTGAAGAAGaaaacaaagaaaaaattcgtgatatatttaaaggTGATATTACAAATGATATGATTTTTGGAATGGATGACGATTTTTATGTAAGTAAATATTACATATCAAAAATCGTTATGATCTTTGAGCATCTGCATGATTGTAGACCATTTGAGATATTGAAAAGTCAGAAAGAGAGAggaatttatataataacaaaattagCAAGAGTTATTGCAATGACTTGTACACATGCAAGCATAAATAGAAGTAAAATAGCTAAgttacaattttattttgataatattataatcgATGAATGCACACAAATAACGGAAAATGATACGTTTTTACCATTATTACTTCAAGAAAATAGATATCATAAAAGTAAGttaaaaagaattatttttgtaggAGATTCAAATCAGTTACCTcctataataaaaaataaatatataaaaaattatgctaattatgaacaatcattatataaaagattTTTAAGATTAGATTTACCatcaatttatttaaatgagCAAGGACGTATGAGAAATGAAATATGCaatgtttataaatatttttatagtaaatataatatacaaattgaaaatttagATTGTGTAAATAAggataaatttttaaagaattTTAATCCAGGATTTACATATACGTATCAATTTATACACGTGGAATCAGAAGAATATACACCAGTGCCATATTTCTATCAAAACTTATTAGAAGCAGAAATGGCGGTtgctatttttatgtatatgagGCTGATAGGATATCCGAATGAAAtgataacaattttaactACCTATAATGGACAAAAAGAATTAATATtagatattttaaaaaagaattgcttatataataaattaatcgGCATACCCAAAAAAGTAACAACTGTTGATAAGTATCAAGGTAAACAAAATGactttgttattatttcattagtTAGATCAAAAAGTATTGGatatatgaaaaacatTAAAAGATTGATTGTTGCATTTTCACGAGCAAGATACGGACTATATGTTGTTGGGAATTATAacttatacaaaaaaaattatgaatttaaaaagccattatatttttttaagaaaaataaattagacCTTTCGCTACAAATGGATGAGGATTTTAATTCTATAGAAAGACAAAGCAATAATCCTCCAGTTATCATAAAAGATTTGAATCAATTTTATAgtgttttatattcattatcaAATGCACAATTAAGCAATGATTCGAGTATtgctgaaaaaaaataaataacaatataaagtaataaattaaatagactacataatataattttagcATAGATCTATTTTTCGTTACATTGTCAAGAAACagtttaaatttttaaagatattaaatattttctatttttgtaaaagtgttatataatatggtTATATTAgtgtcattttttttttataatttttttcattaaattttctttgtGTATTTTAGTATAtgctatttattattttacacTTTCTATAcgattcattttttgagtTGGTATAATggtaattaatttatatattatgttttttatatggaTTAATCGtacctttttaatatcttacacaaaaaatatagcataGTAGCAAATGTGTTGATAATTTCCATgtaatttttgaatattccgtgtaaatattaaacttaaacataaatttacatttatatttttgtgaaATAACATttgacttttttttattaacaatagaaggtatatatattttaagcATGTAcctctttttattttaatgcatatttaaaaaaaaaattttaaaccCTCAATATGTTACAtacaaatgaaatatattattaaaactaaaaaaaataaaaataactatgagaaaaaaataaaaaaaatgaagaaaacaGGGAAGCTATATTatagtattattatagAAACGgaaagaattaaataaatgaagactagtatatttattgataaaaatggttttaaaaataacaaataaatataataaatataggattcattaaatttacatatgaaatatttgaataaaacAAACAATAGAATAATATGTCATGAAATAAAccatactatatatatattaatataataaagtttatcatatttgtgtgtatatatttctctatatttaataacatactatatatattggggcatatttttatccttatttttaagttatatttaaatgtattttataGAGAATACAAGGGGAggaaatggaaaatatgcatgatgatgatgaaaatgaaaaacgTGAATCGAAAGATATAAACCAAtataattacaaaaataatggaaaagATATTATGgattattctttttatgaagaagatgacattttgaataatgatgatgtaaatttttatgatgcaaaagtaataaatgaatctgatgataattttgaaaattgtTTTGGTGTCAATAAAGAGCAATCCAAAAgggataaatataaactaGGAATGTATGatgatattataaattcaaataCAGACGATGAtcttgaaaattttttcgAAGATATAGAAAGTgaaaagaaagaaataaatagtaaCCATAAATATCCTCAAGCAAATGTATTTGGAGATGAAGAAGTTGACAAAAATGATACTAATAAGTTTCATACCCGTGATAATAGTAGTACAACATTAAAGGACGAACATAATTTCAtagaaaaaggaaaatctgaagaaaatgatgagcataacaataataatgacttacattttataaatagtgatgcatataatatggGAATGAtgtatgataataaaaaagcgTCTtcagaaaatattataaaagatgataatttaattttaaataaggAGATTATCGATCCAACAAACATTGAGAAAAAATCAAGcgataatttatttgttgaTACTAATTCCgatgataaattttttgaagaTGAAAATTCCGCCGATCAAATATTGGAAGAGGGggcaattaaaaaagaaattgatCAATCTgatgataatttaattgAAAAGTTAAgcgaaaatataaatgaaaaagtgAATGATAAGTCAAAGGAaggagaaaataaaaaatcggACAAAACCGAAACCTTAAATAAGCTTGACAATGGTAGTAATAATGATTCTccaaataattcaaaatttttactagaaaagaaaaagattCATGAAGATCAAACAAATCCTCTATGGTATAAGCATAAAAGgcacttttttatttttacttacTCTGGTAAACCAGTTTTCACAAGATATggaaatgaagaaaatttaaCAAGTTTTTATGGAACATTACTTGCtataatatcaaaaatagggtcattttcattttgttctgATTCAAGTAcagataataatagtaataagaCAACTAGcataaatggaaaaaactCATTGAAATGTATTGTGagtaaaaatacaaaaatcgTATATTTAGATAAAGAAGttttatgtttaatatgtatatctAGTGTTAATGAgagtaataattatattttgaacaTTTTGAACTATATGTATTTGcaaattatatcattattaacaaaaagtATTGAAaaatcttttaaaataaaaccaTCTTTCGATGTAAGATATTTGCTAGATGGGGCTGATCTTCTTATGTGTAATATGATTTCTTCCTATtcgaaaaatatgtattcgATTTTTGATGGGTTTGAGCCATTACCATTAAAACAAGAATATCGAAACCaaatacataatttaatttcttCATTCAAAATTAGTAATGTTTTATTgtcttttttgtttataaatgataaaattatagGAATATCAGtttcaaaatatacaattagTTCGATAGATATAGTAATACtcataaatatgataacaTCTATGaaatcttttaaaaatgcaGAATCATGGATACCTATTTGTTTGCCTATATACAACCCAAAGTACTGAAAAATTccaagaaaaaaataactacattaaatttatatttaatacatatagaGAATCATACATTAGtgtttgcatatatttataaatatacccTTTAATTTCAAAagatgtatgcatatatatgtactattgatagtaataaaatgtaaaattataatattaataatttttttcttattggCAGCCAATTTTTGTATGGATATATTAATtgtatcaaaaataaaatattctgtGTATACATATGTTCCGGGGCGTCGTCTCAAGATTTTTTCCACTTGTCTAGCCATACATCCATGATTGAAACGGTTatcatgaaaaaaaactaaaaaaattaattttgcACAAGCACTGCCCCAAATGTTTGTATATTATGGTTATTGTGTATGTATGCTATACATTTGTTgatgcaaataaaatatttgtttgatttattttatttttatagacGCTAACAAGTTCAGGGTGTTATGAAGAAATAATTAAGGCTTCAAATACCAGTTCGTTTGAACTTCCTGATATTCCCGGTATAGATATTACTCACAtgtgttattatattccttatttaaaacaatattacagcacaaaaatatgctccaataaaataaaaagaattttTCGAGCATATCAAAAATGTGAcgatataataaaagacTCTAAACTACCAgcacaaatatatatggaaacagaatatgaaaatttttatttcattaaaacaaacctttattatttgtatttatcgGTACCATTCTATGTTAATATTAACGAAGAAAGTATTaatgaaattttaaaagttatagcaaaatatcataaagaaatattcattaataACATTAAACAAATTAGTTCTTAATTTGGGttatattaatgaaaagaaaTACAGGATTAAAGTTTTTTGTAGTATGCCCATTCATGTGAAATATTAGACATagtgataataaatttgaactagttttattaaataaaattttatatttgaattattgtaataaaattagtTTTTTTTCGCTTTTTTTCAGCATAATTCATTAGGTTGTTACCTAACGCATTTATTTAgtcaatattatattattattttttttcattcttagtattgtttaattttttaatgtacacaataatatatatataatcatattttaagaggaatatgttttttttattttaatttatgatGATTCACGtccaaaaaaaacatgtaaataaaaagaattgTATACTCTctttacaaataaaaataaaaataataaaccaTATGTCATTGCAACtgtttgtattatttttataactaaGTGTAAATAAGTCAAAAGGAACTGgacaataattatataaactgGTTTAggctttttattaatagcAACTTTAATTGAGCATATAGAATTATAAATTGTAATTCTCCACAttctattaatattaaataataatttttaagcTCATTATAggtaattatatttattcaaatgGAATAACGCACAATTTTTGTAAGAATGGAGACCactattttgtattttcgtttttataatttttttagaatGTCTATGCTTTATAAGGGCATAAAAATGTAGaagttattattatcattatattgtgtatttcatttaaaaataacacaTTTAATAAAGGGAAAATGggagaatatataaataactaTTTTGTTTTCGTACACATTTTAacgataaatatatgtgctttaaaca
This region of Plasmodium chabaudi chabaudi strain AS genome assembly, chromosome: 13 genomic DNA includes:
- a CDS encoding vacuolar fusion protein MON1, putative: MHDDDENEKRESKDINQYNYKNNGKDIMDYSFYEEDDILNNDDVNFYDAKVINESDDNFENCFGVNKEQSKRDKYKLGMYDDIINSNTDDDLENFFEDIESEKKEINSNHKYPQANVFGDEEVDKNDTNKFHTRDNSSTTLKDEHNFIEKGKSEENDEHNNNNDLHFINSDAYNMGMMYDNKKASSENIIKDDNLILNKEIIDPTNIEKKSSDNLFVDTNSDDKFFEDENSADQILEEGAIKKEIDQSDDNLIEKLSENINEKVNDKSKEGENKKSDKTETLNKLDNGSNNDSPNNSKFLLEKKKIHEDQTNPLWYKHKRHFFIFTYSGKPVFTRYGNEENLTSFYGTLLAIISKIGSFSFCSDSSTDNNSNKTTSINGKNSLKCIVSKNTKIVYLDKEVLCLICISSVNESNNYILNILNYMYLQIISLLTKSIEKSFKIKPSFDVRYLLDGADLLMCNMISSYSKNMYSIFDGFEPLPLKQEYRNQIHNLISSFKISNVLLSFLFINDKIIGISVSKYTISSIDIVILINMITSMKSFKNAESWIPICLPIYNPNQFLYGYINCIKNKIFCVYICSGASSQDFFHLSSHTSMIETTLTSSGCYEEIIKASNTSSFELPDIPGIDITHMCYYIPYLKQYYSTKICSNKIKRIFRAYQKCDDIIKDSKLPAQIYMETEYENFYFIKTNLYYLYLSVPFYVNINEESINEILKVIAKYHKEIFINNIKQISS